One segment of Curtobacterium sp. MR_MD2014 DNA contains the following:
- a CDS encoding o-succinylbenzoate synthase has protein sequence MLPDLADLTADAHVVALPMRVRFRGITVREALVLRGPTGWTEFSPFVEYDDREATAWLRSTIDFGWTEHDPAADAVPVNATVPAVGPDAVADLLARYPGCTTAKVKVAEPGTSTDDDVARVAEVRRVMGPGAAVRVDANGLWSVDQAVEALERLAPYGLQYAEQPCRSVPELAELRRRIAGLDVPVAADESVRRASDPLAVARAGAADVLVVKAQPLGGVTAARAIVAEAGLPCVVSSALDTSVGLGTGAFLAAAAMSPGYAAGLGTAAMFETDVTDTPLLPVDGRVPVRRAEVSRELLERNAASPERTAWWLARLERVHALLAAA, from the coding sequence GTGCTCCCCGACCTCGCCGACCTGACCGCCGACGCCCACGTCGTCGCACTCCCGATGCGCGTCCGCTTCCGCGGCATCACCGTCCGCGAGGCCCTGGTGCTCCGCGGACCCACCGGGTGGACCGAGTTCTCGCCCTTCGTCGAGTACGACGACCGGGAGGCGACCGCGTGGCTCCGGAGCACGATCGACTTCGGGTGGACCGAGCACGACCCCGCCGCCGACGCCGTGCCCGTCAACGCCACGGTGCCCGCCGTCGGACCGGACGCGGTCGCCGACCTCCTGGCCCGCTACCCCGGCTGCACGACCGCGAAGGTCAAGGTCGCCGAGCCCGGCACGAGCACCGACGACGACGTCGCCCGCGTCGCCGAGGTCCGTCGGGTGATGGGGCCGGGAGCGGCCGTCCGGGTGGACGCCAACGGGCTCTGGTCCGTCGACCAGGCCGTCGAGGCCCTCGAACGACTCGCGCCGTACGGACTCCAGTACGCCGAACAGCCGTGCCGGTCGGTGCCGGAACTCGCCGAGCTCCGACGCCGGATCGCGGGACTCGACGTGCCCGTGGCCGCGGACGAGAGCGTGCGCCGGGCATCGGACCCGCTCGCCGTCGCCCGTGCGGGGGCGGCGGACGTGCTCGTCGTGAAGGCCCAGCCCCTCGGCGGGGTCACCGCGGCACGGGCGATCGTGGCCGAGGCGGGGCTGCCGTGCGTCGTGTCGAGTGCGCTCGACACGTCCGTGGGGCTCGGGACCGGGGCGTTCCTCGCGGCGGCGGCGATGAGCCCCGGCTACGCCGCCGGGCTCGGGACGGCGGCCATGTTCGAGACGGACGTCACCGACACGCCCCTGCTGCCGGTCGACGGTCGGGTGCCGGTCCGCCGTGCGGAGGTGTCGCGGGAGCTGCTGGAGCGGAACGCGGCATCGCCGGAGCGGACGGCGTGGTGGCTCGCGCGGCTGGAGCGCGTCCACGCCCTGCTCGCCGCCGCGTAG
- the ccsB gene encoding c-type cytochrome biogenesis protein CcsB: protein MTTNLATYSVVLTYSAMAVYVIAFISFALDMAKRSGQVASASAAAPTAPAARTVATVQGGTVVLEKVEADRGRPGGGGTKFERVGMAMTILALVLHVGATVLRGIAADRVPWGNMFEFSLTGTALITLIFLLVQLWQNLKFLGVFITGLTIILLGIATVNYWVPVVPLQPALQSYWLVIHVFVAIAGTGFFALGAGLAVAQLVQTYRQGRPASKQLRFMETLPDAERLEVLTYRVLLVGFVLWTFTLIAGAVWAERAWGRYWGWDTKEVWTFIIWVVYAGYIHARATRGWRGARSSWLALIGFAAVMFNFSVVNVFFKGLHSYSGL, encoded by the coding sequence ATGACGACCAACCTCGCGACCTACTCGGTCGTCCTGACGTACTCCGCGATGGCGGTCTACGTCATCGCGTTCATCTCGTTCGCGCTCGACATGGCGAAGCGGTCGGGTCAGGTGGCGTCCGCCTCGGCTGCTGCGCCGACAGCGCCCGCCGCGCGCACCGTCGCGACGGTGCAGGGCGGGACGGTCGTGCTCGAGAAGGTCGAGGCCGACCGGGGTCGCCCCGGCGGCGGCGGGACGAAGTTCGAGCGGGTCGGCATGGCGATGACGATCCTCGCGCTCGTGCTGCACGTCGGTGCCACGGTCCTGCGCGGCATCGCGGCCGACCGTGTCCCGTGGGGCAACATGTTCGAGTTCTCGCTCACGGGCACGGCGCTCATCACGCTGATCTTCCTGCTCGTGCAGCTCTGGCAGAACCTGAAGTTCCTCGGTGTGTTCATCACCGGTCTGACGATCATCCTGCTCGGCATCGCGACCGTGAACTACTGGGTGCCCGTCGTGCCGCTCCAGCCCGCGCTGCAGTCGTACTGGCTGGTCATCCACGTCTTCGTCGCGATCGCCGGGACGGGCTTCTTCGCCCTCGGCGCCGGGCTCGCCGTGGCGCAGCTCGTGCAGACGTACCGCCAGGGTCGTCCCGCGTCGAAGCAGCTCCGCTTCATGGAGACGCTCCCCGACGCCGAACGGCTCGAGGTCCTGACCTACCGCGTGCTGCTCGTCGGCTTCGTGCTGTGGACCTTCACGCTCATCGCGGGTGCGGTCTGGGCCGAGCGCGCCTGGGGCCGGTACTGGGGGTGGGACACCAAGGAGGTCTGGACCTTCATCATCTGGGTGGTCTACGCCGGGTACATCCACGCGCGTGCGACCCGCGGGTGGCGCGGTGCGCGGTCGTCGTGGCTGGCGCTCATCGGGTTCGCCGCGGTGATGTTCAACTTCTCGGTCGTCAACGTCTTCTTCAAGGGCCTGCACAGCTACTCCGGCCTGTGA
- the resB gene encoding cytochrome c biogenesis protein ResB, producing MRPSDHVDSAAPAPGADDGPTQPKLGFVGYVRFFWRQLTSMRTALFLLMLLALAAIPGSLVPQRTADPNGVVQYKADHPQLFPVLDTLQVFDTYTSVWFSAIYLLLFVSLIGCIVPRTKHHWQALRTRPPRTPVRLGRLAGYRSVPVEADATTSLPSVDEAVTRAAALLKRSGYRVERFGDSVSAERGYLRETGNLVFHAALVGVLVAVGLGGGFSYTGQRLLVEGQTFSNVLGSYDSFNPGRWFRQTDLQGYNLTLDKFTTTYEEKNLDALGQALDYSATVTSREKGQEPKTGRIGVNDPLSVGGTNVYLLGNGYAMQVTIRDGKGNVAFQDVVPFLPEDANYTSTGVIKVPDASPSQLGLVGFFYPTASKLSTGAFASAYPDAQNPLLTLQVYRGDLGLDSGVPQSVYSLDTSGLEQIAGRQSTTPSIELKPGQTKTLPDGTGSITFDGVKRYVSLDVHHDPSQAFVAGFAVLAVLGLLTSLFVPRRRVWVKAVPRRGAEHGEYDLEYAGLARGEDPNLERAVDDIAKRHLSDLGVRIPA from the coding sequence ATGCGGCCGTCCGACCACGTCGACAGTGCCGCACCGGCCCCCGGAGCGGACGACGGCCCGACGCAGCCGAAGCTCGGGTTCGTCGGCTACGTCCGCTTCTTCTGGCGGCAGCTGACGAGCATGCGCACGGCGCTCTTCCTGCTCATGCTCCTGGCGCTCGCGGCGATCCCGGGATCCCTCGTGCCGCAGCGCACCGCCGACCCGAACGGCGTCGTGCAGTACAAGGCGGACCACCCGCAGCTCTTCCCCGTGCTCGACACACTGCAGGTCTTCGACACCTACACCTCGGTGTGGTTCTCGGCGATCTACCTGCTGCTGTTCGTCTCGCTCATCGGGTGCATCGTCCCGCGCACGAAGCACCACTGGCAGGCGCTCCGGACGCGACCGCCGAGGACGCCGGTGCGTCTCGGCCGACTCGCCGGCTACCGGTCCGTCCCGGTCGAGGCGGACGCGACCACGAGCCTCCCGTCCGTCGACGAGGCCGTGACGCGCGCGGCGGCACTGCTCAAGCGGTCCGGCTACCGGGTCGAGCGGTTCGGCGACTCCGTGAGCGCGGAGCGCGGGTACCTGCGCGAGACCGGCAACCTCGTCTTCCACGCGGCGCTCGTCGGCGTGCTCGTGGCGGTCGGCCTCGGCGGTGGCTTCAGCTACACCGGGCAGCGACTCCTGGTCGAGGGGCAGACGTTCTCGAACGTCCTCGGCTCCTACGACTCGTTCAACCCCGGCCGCTGGTTCCGGCAGACCGACCTGCAGGGCTACAACCTGACGCTCGACAAGTTCACCACGACGTACGAGGAGAAGAACCTCGACGCCCTCGGCCAGGCACTGGACTACTCGGCGACGGTGACGAGCCGCGAGAAGGGCCAGGAGCCGAAGACCGGTCGCATCGGCGTGAACGACCCGCTGTCGGTCGGTGGCACGAACGTCTACCTGCTCGGCAACGGCTACGCGATGCAGGTCACGATCCGCGACGGCAAGGGGAACGTGGCGTTCCAGGACGTCGTGCCGTTCCTGCCCGAGGACGCGAACTACACGTCCACCGGCGTCATCAAGGTGCCCGACGCCTCGCCGTCGCAGCTCGGGCTCGTCGGGTTCTTCTACCCGACGGCGTCGAAGCTGTCGACCGGCGCGTTCGCCAGTGCCTACCCGGACGCGCAGAACCCGCTCCTGACCCTGCAGGTGTACCGCGGCGACCTCGGTCTCGACAGCGGCGTCCCGCAGAGCGTGTACTCGCTCGACACCAGCGGTCTCGAGCAGATCGCCGGGCGGCAGTCGACGACCCCGAGCATCGAGCTGAAGCCCGGTCAGACGAAGACCCTGCCGGACGGTACCGGCTCGATCACCTTCGACGGCGTGAAGCGCTACGTCTCGCTCGACGTGCACCACGACCCCTCGCAGGCGTTCGTCGCCGGGTTCGCGGTGCTCGCGGTGCTCGGCCTGCTCACCTCGCTGTTCGTGCCCCGCCGCCGCGTGTGGGTGAAGGCGGTCCCGCGCCGGGGAGCCGAGCACGGCGAGTACGACCTCGAGTACGCCGGTCTGGCGCGCGGCGAGGACCCCAACCTCGAGCGCGCCGTCGACGACATCGCCAAGAGGCACCTGTCGGACCTCGGAGTTAGGATCCCTGCGTGA
- a CDS encoding cytochrome c biogenesis CcdA family protein, with amino-acid sequence MLVALPVAALAGLVSFLSPCVLPLVPGYLGYVGGIAEGGQRRGRVVLGVVLFVLGFTAVFVAYTTVFGALGFWLVRWRDLITQVLGVVVITMGLVFIGRFTFLQRSIKPSWTPATGLVGAPLLGIVFGLGWTPCLGPTLAAINLLSVQSGSAWQGMWLGVAYCLGLGIPFVLVALGAGWATGAIRIVKRHMRTVNIIGGAILIVIGLLMVTGIWSAVMSSLGAVIQSFVPAV; translated from the coding sequence ATGCTGGTCGCGTTGCCCGTGGCAGCACTGGCCGGGCTCGTGTCGTTCCTCTCCCCGTGCGTGCTCCCGCTCGTACCGGGCTACCTCGGGTACGTCGGCGGGATCGCCGAGGGTGGGCAGCGCCGCGGTCGGGTCGTGCTCGGCGTCGTGCTCTTCGTGCTCGGCTTCACCGCGGTGTTCGTCGCCTACACGACGGTCTTCGGTGCGCTCGGCTTCTGGCTCGTCCGGTGGCGTGACCTCATCACGCAGGTCCTCGGTGTCGTCGTGATCACGATGGGCCTGGTGTTCATCGGACGCTTCACCTTCCTGCAGCGCTCGATCAAGCCGTCGTGGACCCCCGCGACTGGCCTGGTCGGGGCGCCGCTGCTCGGCATCGTGTTCGGCCTCGGCTGGACCCCGTGCCTCGGGCCGACGCTCGCAGCGATCAACCTGCTCAGCGTGCAGTCCGGCAGCGCGTGGCAGGGCATGTGGCTCGGCGTCGCGTACTGCCTCGGGCTCGGCATCCCGTTCGTCCTCGTCGCGCTCGGCGCCGGGTGGGCGACCGGCGCGATCCGCATCGTGAAGCGTCACATGCGCACCGTCAACATCATCGGAGGAGCGATCCTGATCGTCATCGGTCTGCTCATGGTCACCGGCATCTGGTCGGCCGTCATGTCGAGCCTCGGGGCGGTGATCCAGAGCTTTGTCCCCGCGGTCTGA
- a CDS encoding TlpA family protein disulfide reductase, with the protein MSARSRIAAVAASAVIAALALAGCSSSNDDLSRQYGSGTTQNYISGTGAVTEVATDERSAPVDFTTKDTDGDTVSAEELRGKVVVLNFWYAGCPPCRAEAKYLNQVHDQYADDDVVFVGVNVRDEEGTAAAFERTFGVDYPTVLDARDGTVQLALSGQIAPNAVPATIVLDKQGRVAARVLGAIDGKSILQTLVSDELDGKAS; encoded by the coding sequence ATGTCCGCACGCAGCCGGATCGCCGCCGTCGCGGCCTCGGCGGTGATCGCAGCCCTGGCGCTCGCCGGGTGCTCGTCGTCGAACGACGACCTGTCCCGCCAGTACGGCAGCGGCACCACCCAGAACTACATCTCCGGCACCGGTGCGGTGACCGAGGTCGCGACGGACGAGCGGAGCGCCCCGGTCGACTTCACGACGAAGGACACCGACGGCGACACCGTCTCGGCGGAGGAGCTCCGCGGCAAGGTCGTCGTGCTCAACTTCTGGTACGCCGGCTGCCCGCCGTGCCGGGCCGAGGCGAAGTACCTCAACCAGGTGCACGACCAGTACGCCGACGACGACGTGGTCTTCGTGGGCGTCAACGTGCGTGACGAGGAGGGCACGGCGGCGGCGTTCGAGCGCACCTTCGGCGTCGACTACCCGACCGTCCTCGACGCCCGCGACGGCACCGTGCAGCTCGCGCTGTCCGGGCAGATCGCTCCGAACGCCGTGCCCGCCACGATCGTCCTCGACAAGCAGGGCCGCGTCGCCGCCCGCGTCCTCGGCGCGATCGACGGCAAGAGCATCCTGCAGACCCTGGTCAGCGACGAGCTCGACGGCAAGGCGTCCTGA
- a CDS encoding histidine phosphatase family protein: MPATRIHLVRHGEVHNPGRVLYGRLPGFGLSELGARMAGASATAWHDAGVDVRRIVASPLQRTQESAAPWAAAYGLEVSLDERLIEPTNRYEGQRPGFTKRSIGRPAEWPWIANPFRPSWGEAYESIANRMLAAVASAWESVDGGDVVLVSHQLPIWTVHRKLAGEPLWHDPRKRRCDLSSITTLERVPATSSGRFTEVGYADPAQSLRASAVDEGAV; this comes from the coding sequence ATGCCCGCGACACGGATCCACCTCGTCCGGCACGGCGAGGTCCACAACCCGGGGCGCGTGCTCTACGGCCGGTTGCCCGGCTTCGGGCTCAGCGAACTCGGCGCCCGGATGGCCGGTGCGTCGGCGACCGCCTGGCACGACGCCGGGGTCGACGTCCGACGGATCGTCGCGTCGCCCTTGCAGCGCACGCAGGAGTCCGCGGCGCCCTGGGCCGCCGCCTACGGGCTCGAGGTCTCGCTCGACGAGCGCCTGATCGAGCCCACGAACCGCTACGAGGGCCAGCGCCCCGGCTTCACGAAGCGCTCCATCGGACGCCCTGCGGAGTGGCCCTGGATCGCGAACCCGTTCCGGCCGAGCTGGGGCGAGGCCTACGAGTCCATCGCGAACCGCATGCTCGCCGCGGTCGCCTCCGCCTGGGAGAGCGTCGACGGCGGCGACGTCGTCCTCGTCAGCCACCAGCTCCCCATCTGGACCGTGCACCGCAAGCTCGCGGGGGAGCCGCTCTGGCACGACCCGCGCAAGCGTCGGTGCGACCTGTCCAGCATCACGACCCTCGAGCGTGTGCCCGCCACCTCGTCCGGTCGCTTCACCGAGGTCGGGTACGCGGACCCCGCGCAGTCCCTGCGTGCGTCCGCGGTCGACGAAGGAGCAGTCTGA
- a CDS encoding SulP family inorganic anion transporter: MSLAPLAPAAPTVLTALRSPRLLTREVLAGVVTALALIPEAISFSVVAGVDPAVGLFSSVVIAVVISIVGGRPAMISAAAGSVALVIAPLVRDHGVAYLVPAVVLGGVVQLVLGFLGVARLMRFIPRSVNVAFVNALAILIFTAQLPNLLGDDVPFVVWPLTALGIGIIVAFPFLTKAVPAPLIAVVVVTAITIVFGVAVPTVGDEGSLPTALPGFGGITVPLSLETLQIIAPYAFGVAIVGLIETLLTAQLVDSLTETRSSGWRESWGQGIANIASAFFGGTGGCAMIGQTVINVKTAGARTRVSTFTAGAAVLVLTIVLHDLVAQIPMAALTAVMLMVCVATFDWHSVRPRTLGRMPLGETAVMVVTVVVVVVTQNLATGVLVGVVVAALVFARRAAHVVSVVREPVDERTVRYRVHGALFFASSNDLVTRFSYAEDPERVIVDMSGAHVFDASTVAALDGVEQRYARHGSTVEVVNLNTGSVALHGRLTGRLG, translated from the coding sequence ATGTCCCTCGCACCGCTCGCCCCCGCGGCACCCACCGTCCTCACCGCGCTCCGGTCGCCCCGGCTCCTCACCCGTGAGGTCCTGGCCGGCGTGGTCACGGCGCTCGCCCTCATCCCCGAAGCCATCTCCTTCTCGGTCGTCGCCGGGGTCGACCCGGCCGTCGGCCTCTTCTCGAGCGTCGTCATCGCGGTGGTCATCTCGATCGTCGGCGGGCGACCCGCGATGATCTCGGCCGCCGCCGGATCGGTCGCGCTCGTGATCGCTCCGCTCGTACGCGACCACGGCGTCGCCTACCTCGTCCCCGCGGTGGTGCTCGGCGGTGTGGTGCAGCTGGTGCTCGGCTTCCTCGGGGTGGCCCGACTGATGCGCTTCATCCCGCGCAGCGTCAACGTGGCCTTCGTCAACGCGCTGGCGATCCTGATCTTCACGGCGCAGCTGCCCAACCTCCTCGGCGACGACGTCCCGTTCGTGGTCTGGCCGCTGACGGCGCTCGGCATCGGCATCATCGTCGCGTTCCCCTTCCTGACCAAGGCCGTCCCCGCGCCGTTGATCGCGGTCGTCGTGGTCACGGCGATCACGATCGTGTTCGGGGTCGCGGTGCCGACGGTCGGCGACGAGGGCTCCCTGCCGACCGCGCTGCCCGGGTTCGGCGGCATCACGGTCCCGCTGTCGCTCGAGACCCTGCAGATCATCGCGCCGTACGCGTTCGGGGTCGCGATCGTCGGCCTCATCGAGACGCTCCTGACCGCGCAGCTCGTCGACTCCCTGACCGAGACCCGATCCAGCGGCTGGCGCGAGTCGTGGGGCCAGGGCATCGCCAACATCGCCTCGGCGTTCTTCGGCGGGACGGGTGGCTGCGCGATGATCGGCCAGACCGTGATCAACGTGAAGACCGCCGGCGCCCGGACCCGGGTGTCGACCTTCACGGCGGGCGCGGCGGTGCTCGTCCTGACCATCGTGCTGCACGACCTCGTCGCGCAGATCCCGATGGCGGCCCTGACGGCCGTGATGCTCATGGTCTGCGTCGCGACCTTCGACTGGCACAGCGTCCGGCCCCGCACGCTCGGGCGGATGCCGCTCGGCGAGACGGCGGTCATGGTCGTGACCGTCGTGGTGGTCGTCGTCACCCAGAACCTCGCGACGGGTGTGCTGGTGGGCGTGGTCGTCGCGGCCCTCGTCTTCGCCCGTCGCGCGGCGCACGTCGTGTCCGTGGTGCGCGAGCCGGTCGACGAGCGCACCGTGCGGTACCGCGTGCACGGTGCCCTGTTCTTCGCGTCGTCCAACGACCTGGTGACGCGGTTCTCCTACGCCGAGGACCCGGAGCGGGTGATCGTGGACATGTCGGGCGCGCACGTGTTCGACGCCAGCACCGTCGCGGCACTCGACGGCGTGGAGCAGCGGTACGCGCGGCACGGCTCGACCGTCGAGGTCGTGAACCTGAACACCGGGTCGGTGGCACTGCACGGCCGACTGACCGGACGGCTGGGCTGA
- a CDS encoding MerR family transcriptional regulator, translating to MHIGELAERAGMSLRTIRHYDEVGLLVPSGRTTGGFRVYTAQDLERLLVIRRMKPLGFSLDEMAELLRVVDALADAGPEDQPALAARLDASLEDARARHAKLVERAGMAEEFIGTLSTLRATLP from the coding sequence ATGCACATCGGTGAGCTCGCCGAGCGCGCCGGGATGTCCCTGCGGACGATCCGGCACTACGACGAGGTCGGGCTGCTCGTGCCGAGCGGACGGACCACCGGAGGGTTCCGGGTCTACACGGCGCAGGACCTCGAGCGACTGCTCGTCATCCGTCGGATGAAGCCGCTCGGGTTCTCGCTGGACGAGATGGCGGAGCTCCTGCGCGTCGTCGACGCCCTCGCCGACGCCGGACCCGAGGACCAGCCGGCACTCGCCGCCCGCCTCGACGCGTCGCTCGAGGACGCCCGCGCCCGGCACGCGAAGCTCGTCGAACGGGCCGGCATGGCCGAGGAGTTCATCGGCACGCTCAGCACGCTGCGCGCCACGCTCCCCTGA
- the aspS gene encoding aspartate--tRNA(Asn) ligase, which produces MIERTRIADLAALPDGPVAVAGWVETVRDQKKVQFVVLRDETGAAQLVNPATREAEDGDDDAQARLAVTNEVSGLAHGTFVHVRGTLKHDERVKLGGLEVKVGSLEVVSAAKPETPIADDSSLDKRLDWRFLDLRNRKQNLIFRIQTTLEHAFRTYWVERDYIEIHTPKLMASASESRAELFQLEYFETTAYLAQSPQNFKQMAQPAGFGAVFEIADAFRADPSFTSRHATEFTSVDAEISWVESHADVMAMHEELLVAGFTAVKDKYGKEIEEVFGFEFVVPTAPFPRVTLAEARKIVADSGHDVVRADGDLDPEGERRVSAWAKETHGSEFVFVTDYDASIRPYYHMRHADDPTLTNSYDLLFNGAEISTGAQREHRVDVLEAQAVEKGLDPEELGWYLDFFRYGVPPHGGFGMGLARVLMLALHEPSIREVTYLFRGPTRLTP; this is translated from the coding sequence GTGATCGAACGCACCCGCATCGCCGACCTCGCCGCCCTCCCCGACGGCCCCGTTGCCGTCGCCGGCTGGGTGGAGACCGTCCGCGACCAGAAGAAGGTCCAGTTCGTCGTCCTCCGCGACGAGACCGGCGCCGCGCAGCTGGTGAACCCCGCCACGCGCGAGGCCGAGGACGGCGACGACGACGCCCAGGCCCGGCTCGCCGTCACGAACGAGGTCTCCGGGCTCGCGCACGGCACCTTCGTGCACGTCCGCGGCACCCTGAAGCACGACGAGCGCGTGAAGCTCGGCGGGCTCGAGGTCAAGGTCGGCTCGCTCGAGGTGGTCAGCGCCGCGAAGCCGGAGACGCCCATCGCGGACGACTCCTCGCTCGACAAGCGTCTCGACTGGCGCTTCCTCGACCTGCGCAACCGCAAGCAGAACCTGATCTTCCGCATCCAGACGACGCTGGAGCACGCGTTCCGCACGTACTGGGTCGAGCGCGACTACATCGAGATCCACACCCCGAAGCTGATGGCGTCGGCGTCCGAGTCGCGCGCCGAGCTCTTCCAGCTCGAGTACTTCGAGACCACCGCCTACCTGGCGCAGTCCCCGCAGAACTTCAAGCAGATGGCGCAGCCCGCCGGATTCGGCGCGGTGTTCGAGATCGCGGACGCGTTCCGTGCGGACCCGTCCTTCACGAGCCGTCACGCCACCGAGTTCACGAGCGTCGACGCCGAGATCTCGTGGGTCGAGTCGCACGCCGACGTCATGGCGATGCACGAGGAGCTCCTCGTCGCGGGCTTCACCGCCGTCAAGGACAAGTACGGCAAGGAGATCGAGGAGGTCTTCGGCTTCGAGTTCGTCGTCCCGACCGCTCCGTTCCCCCGCGTCACCCTGGCCGAGGCCCGGAAGATCGTCGCCGACAGCGGACACGACGTCGTGCGGGCGGACGGCGACCTGGACCCCGAGGGCGAGCGTCGCGTCAGCGCCTGGGCGAAGGAGACGCACGGCTCGGAGTTCGTGTTCGTCACGGACTACGACGCCTCGATCCGCCCGTACTACCACATGCGTCACGCCGACGACCCGACGCTCACGAACAGCTACGACCTGCTGTTCAACGGCGCCGAGATCTCCACGGGTGCCCAGCGTGAGCACCGCGTCGACGTGCTCGAGGCGCAGGCCGTCGAGAAGGGCCTCGACCCCGAGGAGCTCGGCTGGTACCTCGACTTCTTCCGCTACGGCGTCCCGCCGCACGGCGGCTTCGGCATGGGCCTCGCCCGCGTGCTCATGCTCGCCCTGCACGAGCCGTCCATCCGCGAGGTCACCTACCTGTTCCGCGGACCGACGCGCCTGACCCCGTAG
- a CDS encoding Dabb family protein encodes MIHHVVSWTVREDLDRTATIEHVRELLTGLVGTIGSIRSLEVVDNVAYPGKNQDLAVVATFDDLAGLDEYQFHPDHQAAAAEIRELVTGRAAIDWES; translated from the coding sequence ATGATCCACCACGTCGTCTCCTGGACCGTCCGCGAGGACCTCGACCGCACCGCGACGATCGAGCACGTCCGCGAGCTCCTGACCGGGCTCGTCGGCACGATCGGCTCGATCCGGTCGCTCGAGGTCGTCGACAACGTGGCCTACCCGGGGAAGAACCAGGACCTGGCCGTCGTGGCGACCTTCGACGACCTCGCCGGTCTCGACGAGTACCAGTTCCACCCGGACCACCAGGCGGCGGCAGCGGAGATCCGCGAGCTCGTCACGGGGCGGGCGGCCATCGACTGGGAGAGCTGA
- a CDS encoding glutaredoxin family protein yields MPAVTFLTKPGCHLCDDARPVVEQVVAAHPGVTLEERSILDDDALREEYAEDIPVVLVDGRVHSNWHVDADRLHGALEKAEKAEASA; encoded by the coding sequence ATGCCCGCCGTGACGTTCCTGACGAAGCCCGGCTGCCACCTCTGCGACGACGCCCGTCCGGTCGTGGAGCAGGTCGTGGCCGCCCACCCCGGTGTCACCCTCGAGGAGCGGTCGATCCTCGACGACGACGCGCTGCGCGAGGAGTACGCCGAGGACATCCCGGTCGTCCTCGTCGACGGCCGGGTCCACAGCAACTGGCACGTGGACGCCGACCGGCTGCACGGTGCCCTCGAGAAGGCAGAGAAGGCCGAGGCCAGCGCATGA
- a CDS encoding 30S ribosomal protein bS22 produces the protein MGSVIKKRRKRMAKKKHRKLLRKTRHQRRNKK, from the coding sequence ATGGGTTCTGTCATCAAGAAGCGTCGCAAGCGCATGGCGAAGAAGAAGCACCGCAAGCTCCTTCGCAAGACGCGTCACCAGCGTCGCAACAAGAAGTAA
- a CDS encoding helix-turn-helix domain-containing protein, which translates to MTGSFDDVRFLTVAEVAEMMRVSKMTVYRMVHAGELPAIRFGRSFRVPESAVAELLRGGIADVG; encoded by the coding sequence ATGACCGGCAGTTTCGACGACGTGCGCTTCCTCACCGTCGCTGAGGTGGCCGAGATGATGCGCGTCTCGAAGATGACGGTGTACCGCATGGTGCACGCGGGGGAGCTCCCCGCGATCCGGTTCGGCCGGTCCTTCCGCGTCCCGGAGTCGGCGGTCGCCGAACTCCTGCGCGGCGGCATCGCCGACGTCGGCTGA
- a CDS encoding ArsR/SmtB family transcription factor, with the protein MADIFTVVADPTRRELLGALLTAYGSDATGGELSVGQLVEKIGVSQPTVSKHLRVLRDHGLVSSREEGQHRFYRLDPEPLVRLEEWVVPFTGAVDADGTPATTSWTLDGQPVSFRRTGTAARSTVEVGTELGRVMAEASHRATAAFSGAQQGWERVVDRSRKRFTRRGEDD; encoded by the coding sequence ATGGCCGACATCTTCACCGTCGTGGCGGACCCGACCCGGCGCGAGCTGCTCGGGGCGCTGCTGACGGCGTACGGCTCGGACGCGACCGGCGGCGAACTCAGCGTCGGGCAGCTCGTCGAGAAGATCGGCGTCAGCCAGCCGACCGTGTCGAAGCACCTCCGCGTCCTGCGCGACCACGGTCTCGTCTCCAGCCGTGAGGAGGGCCAGCACCGCTTCTACCGGCTCGACCCGGAGCCGCTCGTCCGGCTCGAGGAGTGGGTCGTCCCCTTCACGGGAGCGGTCGACGCAGACGGTACCCCGGCGACGACCTCGTGGACGCTGGACGGGCAGCCGGTCTCGTTCCGTCGGACCGGCACCGCAGCGCGGTCCACCGTCGAGGTCGGCACCGAGCTGGGTCGCGTCATGGCGGAGGCCTCGCACCGAGCGACCGCCGCGTTCTCGGGTGCGCAGCAGGGCTGGGAGCGTGTCGTCGACCGCAGCCGGAAGCGCTTCACGCGCCGCGGTGAGGACGACTGA